One stretch of Coleofasciculus sp. FACHB-1120 DNA includes these proteins:
- a CDS encoding Glu/Leu/Phe/Val dehydrogenase → MSDSLFADASQRLEQALKFVSISDDAAEHLKYPKASLAVSIPVRMDNGTLRIFQGYRVRYDDTRGPTKGGVRYHPNVSMDEVQSLAFWMTFKCAVLNLPFGGAKGGITLNPKELSKMELERLSRGYVDAIADFIGPDVDIPAPDVYTNPMIMGWMMDQYSIIRRQITPAVVTGKPLTMGGSLGRDTATAMGAFFVIESIMSKVDRLPPETTVAVQGFGNAGAEIAELLYKAGYKVVAVSDSQGGVYSKKGLDIPSIRQYKVSSKGIKALYCQDTVCHMDEHEVISNEELLALDVDVLIPAALENQINEANVKDIKAKYIFEVANGPVSSAADRILEERGIYVFPDILVNAGGVTVSYFEWVQNRSGLYWTLKEVNQRLMEKMVEETEKIWSISQELAIPMRTAAYVHALNRLGEAINAKGTRDYYLNGRVYA, encoded by the coding sequence ATGTCAGACTCATTATTTGCTGATGCTAGCCAAAGATTAGAACAAGCCCTAAAATTTGTTTCTATTTCCGACGATGCAGCCGAACACTTAAAATATCCAAAAGCCAGTTTAGCTGTTTCAATTCCTGTCCGGATGGATAACGGCACTTTGAGAATTTTTCAGGGCTATCGTGTCCGTTACGATGACACCAGAGGTCCGACTAAAGGAGGGGTGCGCTATCACCCCAATGTTTCAATGGATGAAGTGCAATCCTTAGCCTTTTGGATGACCTTTAAGTGTGCGGTATTAAATTTACCGTTTGGTGGGGCAAAAGGGGGAATTACGCTGAATCCGAAAGAACTCTCGAAGATGGAGTTAGAACGGCTGAGTCGAGGATATGTGGATGCGATCGCAGACTTTATTGGCCCTGACGTGGATATTCCAGCACCCGACGTATACACCAATCCCATGATTATGGGTTGGATGATGGATCAATACAGTATTATCCGCCGTCAAATTACCCCAGCCGTTGTCACTGGCAAACCGTTAACAATGGGGGGTAGTTTAGGCAGAGATACTGCTACCGCCATGGGTGCTTTCTTTGTGATTGAAAGCATCATGAGCAAAGTCGATCGACTCCCTCCAGAGACAACCGTAGCCGTTCAAGGATTTGGGAATGCTGGTGCAGAGATAGCAGAATTACTCTACAAAGCCGGATATAAAGTTGTTGCGGTTAGCGATTCCCAAGGTGGTGTCTATTCCAAAAAAGGTTTAGATATTCCCAGTATTCGGCAATATAAAGTCTCCAGCAAAGGTATTAAAGCCCTCTACTGCCAAGACACCGTTTGCCACATGGATGAACACGAAGTCATCAGCAATGAGGAACTTTTAGCTTTAGATGTGGATGTCCTGATTCCCGCCGCCTTAGAAAATCAAATTAATGAGGCGAATGTCAAGGATATCAAAGCAAAATATATCTTTGAAGTTGCTAACGGCCCGGTTAGTTCAGCCGCTGACAGAATTTTGGAAGAAAGGGGAATTTACGTCTTTCCCGATATTTTAGTCAATGCGGGCGGCGTTACAGTCAGCTACTTTGAATGGGTACAAAATCGTAGCGGACTTTATTGGACACTCAAAGAAGTCAATCAACGTTTAATGGAAAAAATGGTCGAAGAAACTGAGAAAATTTGGTCAATTTCTCAGGAACTAGCGATTCCGATGCGAACAGCGGCTTACGTCCATGCTTTAAATCGATTGGGAGAAGCCATCAACGCTAAGGGTACGCGAGACTATTATCTCAACGGTCGAGTTTACGCATAA
- a CDS encoding DUF4126 domain-containing protein: MIEILAALSASAAAGMRVALPLLVIGLLHSTNLWSSVPLLSRFPPPVVLGVLTSWSLFELFASKKLLGQRVLQLIQLAFSPIVGAIMGVAVAQITGASTGLLWIVAVVGSLLAFVLQLVQVGWFYRLRRLPLWVVFLQDVLCVVLVVFAFDAPKHGGLIALILLWLAIRSSKEWYRWYRGHKRSRANYQQPD, from the coding sequence ATGATTGAAATCTTAGCCGCACTCTCTGCGTCTGCGGCGGCAGGGATGAGGGTAGCTCTGCCCTTACTGGTCATTGGTCTACTGCACAGTACCAATCTCTGGTCAAGCGTGCCCCTACTGTCGCGCTTTCCTCCTCCTGTCGTTTTAGGAGTGCTAACCAGCTGGTCGTTATTTGAGCTGTTCGCCTCAAAAAAGCTGTTGGGTCAGCGCGTATTGCAACTGATCCAGCTAGCTTTCAGCCCGATTGTCGGAGCGATTATGGGCGTTGCCGTTGCCCAAATCACTGGCGCTTCCACTGGGCTTCTCTGGATAGTTGCCGTGGTAGGCAGCTTATTAGCGTTCGTCCTCCAGCTAGTTCAGGTCGGCTGGTTCTACCGCTTGCGGCGTCTACCGCTGTGGGTCGTCTTTTTGCAAGATGTTCTGTGCGTTGTCTTGGTCGTCTTCGCTTTTGATGCGCCCAAGCATGGAGGACTCATCGCCTTAATTTTGTTGTGGCTGGCTATTCGCAGCTCTAAGGAATGGTATCGCTGGTATCGAGGACACAAACGCTCTAGAGCCAACTATCAGCAACCCGACTGA
- the hemH gene encoding ferrochelatase, which yields MGRVGVLLLNLGGPDDLEDVGPFLFNLFSDPEIIRIPFSGLQKPLAWLISTLRTKKSQENYQVIGGGSPLRRITEAQAEALEAKLQQQGQEANIYIGMRYWYPFTEEAIARIKRDAIEHLVILPLYPQFSISTSGSSFRLLERLWQEDPALSRIEYTVIPSWYQQPSYLQAMAELITQELNQFPNPDQVHLFFSAHGVPVSYVEEAGDPYQKEIEDCTALIMQTLNRPNPHTLAYQSRVGPVEWLKPYTEDALKELGAKGVEHLLVVPISFVSEHIETLQEIDVEYRELAEESGIHDFRRVPALDTHPRFIEAMATLVIDALDAPSLKLSQVTQLKKKVKMYPQERWEWGMTTAAEVWNGRLAMLGFLALVIELISGRGPLHFVGLM from the coding sequence ATGGGTCGTGTAGGAGTTTTGCTACTAAATCTGGGTGGGCCGGATGATTTAGAGGATGTTGGACCTTTTCTGTTTAATCTGTTTTCCGACCCAGAGATTATTCGCATACCCTTTTCTGGGCTACAGAAACCCTTAGCGTGGCTGATTTCCACCTTAAGAACCAAGAAATCGCAAGAAAACTATCAGGTAATCGGGGGTGGCTCCCCACTGCGGCGGATTACAGAAGCCCAAGCAGAAGCGCTTGAGGCAAAATTGCAGCAACAAGGACAAGAAGCGAATATTTACATCGGGATGCGTTACTGGTATCCCTTTACAGAAGAAGCGATCGCTCGCATCAAACGCGACGCCATAGAACACCTGGTAATTCTCCCCCTCTATCCCCAGTTTTCTATCAGCACCAGCGGTTCCAGCTTCCGCCTTTTAGAAAGACTATGGCAGGAAGACCCAGCACTTAGCCGAATTGAATACACCGTCATTCCTTCCTGGTATCAGCAACCCAGCTACCTGCAAGCAATGGCTGAGTTGATTACCCAAGAACTCAACCAATTTCCCAATCCCGACCAAGTTCATCTCTTTTTTAGCGCTCACGGCGTTCCCGTCAGCTACGTTGAAGAAGCCGGAGATCCCTACCAAAAAGAAATTGAGGACTGTACTGCTCTAATTATGCAGACCCTCAATCGACCTAATCCCCACACCCTGGCTTATCAAAGTCGAGTCGGGCCAGTTGAGTGGCTTAAACCCTACACCGAAGACGCCCTAAAAGAACTAGGAGCCAAGGGAGTCGAACATTTGTTAGTTGTACCGATTAGCTTTGTCTCCGAGCATATCGAAACCTTACAAGAAATTGACGTCGAGTACCGCGAACTGGCAGAAGAATCTGGCATCCACGACTTCCGCCGCGTGCCAGCATTAGATACACATCCCCGCTTTATTGAAGCAATGGCGACTTTGGTGATTGATGCTCTCGACGCCCCCAGCCTGAAGTTATCCCAAGTCACACAGCTCAAGAAGAAAGTCAAAATGTATCCTCAAGAGCGCTGGGAATGGGGCATGACCACAGCAGCAGAAGTCTGGAACGGGCGTCTGGCAATGCTGGGCTTTCTTGCCTTGGTAATCGAGTTAATTAGCGGTCGCGGGCCTCTACACTTTGTCGGACTCATGTAA